A genomic segment from Roseibium algicola encodes:
- a CDS encoding DeoR/GlpR family DNA-binding transcription regulator, with amino-acid sequence MHEKERHRIILSAVQDRPVVTVQELVALTDSSEATIRRDIAQLHVQKKLRRVRGGAESIHPPQFVGLAGRPFSVNETINIAQKRAIAQKAVELCEDGDAIIINGGTTTFQMVHPLATKRCQVFTNSFPIAEHLLKNSKNTIMLSGGVIYREQNIILSPFDNDVTRNFYATRMFMGAQGLGPLGLMEADPLLIQAEQKLIGQADELVVLADSSKFSARSSLILCPLERISTVITDDRIPDSAANMLEQADIHLIVAETSAAQTKATSNG; translated from the coding sequence ATGCACGAGAAAGAACGCCACAGGATCATATTGTCCGCAGTCCAGGATCGTCCGGTCGTGACGGTGCAGGAGCTGGTGGCGTTGACGGATTCCTCGGAAGCGACCATCCGTCGCGACATTGCCCAGCTGCATGTGCAGAAGAAGCTGCGCCGTGTGCGGGGTGGGGCGGAGAGCATTCATCCGCCGCAATTCGTCGGTTTGGCGGGGCGTCCGTTCAGTGTCAACGAAACGATCAACATCGCTCAGAAACGCGCAATCGCGCAAAAGGCGGTGGAGCTGTGCGAGGATGGCGATGCCATCATCATCAACGGCGGCACAACCACCTTTCAGATGGTGCATCCGCTGGCAACCAAGCGCTGCCAGGTGTTCACCAACTCGTTTCCGATTGCTGAGCATCTCCTCAAGAATTCCAAGAACACCATCATGCTCTCGGGCGGGGTGATCTATCGCGAACAGAACATCATCCTGAGCCCCTTCGACAATGACGTGACCCGAAACTTCTACGCGACGCGCATGTTCATGGGCGCCCAGGGGCTTGGGCCGCTTGGGCTCATGGAGGCCGATCCGTTGCTCATTCAGGCCGAGCAGAAGCTGATCGGCCAGGCGGATGAACTTGTGGTTCTGGCGGATTCGTCGAAATTCAGCGCACGTTCCAGCCTGATCCTGTGCCCGCTCGAGCGGATTTCCACCGTCATCACCGATGACAGGATCCCCGACAGCGCGGCCAACATGCTGGAACAGGCCGACATCCATCTGATCGTGGCGGAAACAAGCGCCGCACAGACCAAGGCAACCTCGAACGGGTAG
- the rhaS gene encoding rhamnose ABC transporter substrate-binding protein yields the protein MKLLKSLLAATAVAAVCIAAPASAAEKRIALVVKALGIGFFEAAAKGAEEAAKELGDVEIIYTGPTDTTAEGQIEVINALIAQKVDAIAISANDQDALVPALKKAMDRGITVISWDSGVAPEGRQLHLNPSSNPLIGNMIIKLAADHLPDGGDVAVLSASATATNQNIWIEEMNKVKDNYPGINVVATVYGDDLADKSYREAQGLMQTYPDLKAIIAPTSVGIVAAAQAVSDAEKAGQVNVTGLGLPSEMAGHIESGASKSFAIWNPIDLGYSATMLAYNLSTGAAEAKPGAEIPMGRMGTLTLNDSNEGAMADPFVYDSSNIDDFKDIF from the coding sequence ATGAAATTGCTCAAGTCACTTCTGGCGGCAACAGCAGTCGCCGCCGTCTGCATCGCCGCACCGGCCAGTGCCGCGGAAAAACGCATCGCCCTTGTCGTCAAGGCGCTCGGCATCGGCTTCTTTGAAGCTGCCGCCAAGGGCGCTGAAGAAGCTGCCAAGGAGCTCGGCGATGTCGAGATCATCTACACCGGCCCGACCGACACGACCGCAGAAGGTCAGATCGAGGTCATCAACGCGCTGATCGCCCAGAAGGTTGATGCCATTGCAATCTCCGCCAACGACCAGGACGCCCTGGTGCCGGCACTGAAGAAAGCCATGGACCGCGGCATTACCGTGATTTCCTGGGACAGCGGCGTTGCGCCGGAAGGTCGCCAGCTTCACCTCAATCCGTCGTCCAATCCGCTGATCGGCAACATGATCATCAAGCTGGCCGCCGATCATCTGCCCGATGGCGGTGATGTCGCCGTCCTGTCCGCGTCCGCAACCGCCACGAACCAGAACATCTGGATCGAGGAAATGAACAAGGTGAAGGACAATTATCCGGGCATCAACGTGGTCGCCACCGTCTATGGTGATGACCTTGCCGACAAGTCCTACCGTGAAGCCCAGGGCCTGATGCAGACCTATCCGGATCTGAAGGCGATCATCGCTCCAACGTCCGTGGGCATTGTTGCGGCCGCTCAGGCAGTCTCTGACGCCGAAAAAGCAGGACAGGTCAACGTGACCGGGCTCGGCCTGCCGTCAGAAATGGCTGGCCACATCGAATCCGGTGCGTCCAAGTCGTTCGCGATCTGGAACCCGATCGATCTCGGCTATTCGGCAACCATGCTGGCCTACAACCTGTCCACCGGCGCTGCGGAAGCAAAGCCGGGCGCGGAGATCCCGATGGGACGTATGGGCACGCTGACGCTCAACGACAGCAACGAAGGCGCGATGGCGGACCCGTTCGTCTATGACAGCTCCAACATCGACGACTTCAAGGACATTTTCTAA
- a CDS encoding sugar ABC transporter ATP-binding protein, with amino-acid sequence MLANTQGIADTHPQSEDGAGPVLTLSGISKSFPGVKALSEVSLELFPGEVTALVGENGAGKSTIVKILTGIYQPDEGAIAINGTPVSFPTAQDAGRAGVTAIHQETVLFDDLSVAENIFIGHAPKTRFGLIDRKEMLRMAQALLDRIGARIDPNVTLKDLGIANKHLVAIARALSIDAKIVIMDEPTASLSHKEIEETYELVERLKAEGKAILFISHKFDEIFRIADRYTVFRDGQMVGKGKIEAVSEKELVKLMVGRSVDQVFPKRAPQLGEEVLKVVGYCHPTEFEDIGFTLRAGEILGFYGLVGAGRSEFMQALFGVTRPSKGAIRIDDRIAVIRDPNEAIRQGIVYVPEDRGKQGAIKGLPIFQNVSLPSLKETSRKGFLRLAEEFKLARDYTRRLDLRAAALDQDIGELSGGNQQKVVIAKWLATKPRVIILDEPTKGIDIGSKAAVHEFMAELAAEGLAVIMVSSEIPEILGMSDRVIVMREGRIAAEFEGADLSPEHLVRAAAGITEVRT; translated from the coding sequence ATGCTTGCGAACACGCAGGGCATAGCGGACACGCATCCGCAATCGGAAGACGGCGCGGGGCCGGTACTGACGCTCAGCGGTATCTCCAAATCGTTCCCGGGCGTGAAGGCGCTTTCCGAAGTATCGCTGGAGCTGTTCCCGGGGGAAGTTACTGCCCTGGTAGGCGAAAACGGCGCGGGTAAATCCACCATCGTGAAGATCCTGACCGGCATCTATCAGCCGGACGAGGGCGCAATCGCGATCAATGGCACACCGGTTTCCTTTCCCACCGCCCAGGACGCGGGCCGGGCAGGGGTGACGGCGATCCATCAGGAAACCGTCCTTTTCGATGATTTGTCTGTGGCGGAAAACATTTTCATCGGCCATGCGCCGAAAACCCGCTTCGGGCTGATTGACCGTAAGGAAATGCTGCGCATGGCACAAGCGCTGCTCGACCGGATCGGCGCCAGGATCGATCCGAATGTCACGCTGAAGGATCTCGGTATTGCCAACAAGCACCTGGTGGCGATTGCCCGGGCGCTCTCCATCGACGCCAAGATCGTCATCATGGATGAGCCGACCGCCTCGCTGTCCCACAAGGAAATCGAGGAAACCTACGAGCTGGTGGAACGCCTGAAGGCGGAAGGCAAGGCGATCCTCTTCATCAGTCACAAGTTCGACGAGATCTTCCGCATCGCGGACCGCTACACGGTTTTCCGGGACGGCCAGATGGTCGGCAAAGGCAAGATCGAGGCTGTTTCCGAAAAGGAGCTGGTCAAGCTCATGGTCGGCCGGTCGGTCGACCAGGTATTCCCGAAACGGGCACCGCAACTGGGTGAGGAAGTGCTGAAGGTTGTCGGCTATTGCCACCCGACGGAATTCGAGGACATCGGTTTCACGCTTCGTGCGGGAGAGATCCTTGGGTTTTACGGCCTTGTGGGGGCCGGGCGCAGCGAATTCATGCAGGCGCTGTTCGGCGTGACCAGGCCTTCCAAGGGGGCTATCAGGATCGACGACAGGATTGCCGTCATTCGCGATCCCAACGAGGCCATCCGGCAGGGCATCGTCTATGTCCCGGAGGATCGGGGCAAACAGGGTGCGATCAAGGGCCTGCCCATTTTCCAGAATGTCTCGCTGCCGTCGCTCAAGGAGACCTCACGCAAGGGGTTCCTGCGGCTTGCGGAGGAATTCAAGCTGGCCCGCGATTACACGCGGCGGCTGGACTTGCGCGCAGCAGCTCTTGACCAGGATATCGGCGAACTGTCCGGCGGCAACCAGCAGAAGGTTGTCATCGCCAAATGGCTTGCGACCAAACCTCGGGTGATCATCCTGGACGAACCCACCAAGGGCATCGACATCGGGTCCAAGGCCGCGGTGCATGAATTCATGGCGGAACTGGCTGCAGAAGGTCTGGCGGTCATCATGGTGTCGTCCGAAATTCCGGAAATCCTCGGCATGTCCGACCGGGTGATTGTGATGCGGGAGGGGCGTATCGCCGCCGAATTTGAAGGCGCTGACCTGTCGCCCGAACATCTGGTGCGGGCAGCTGCCGGCATCACGGAGGTGCGCACATGA
- a CDS encoding ABC transporter permease — MIRSLMKSRETILAGAILVLVLAIATRFPGFVAPSNLANVFNDTAPLIILALGQMVVILTRCIDLSVAANLALTGMVVAMLNMAMPGLPVPVILALAICLGALMGLANGLLVWKLDIPPIVVTLGTMTIYRGIIFIISSGEWINAHEMSDAFKAFPREVVLGLPVLSWIAIAVVIGFIVLVGRTSLGRAFFAVGGNPHAAVYTGINVGLTQCAAYVISGALAGLTGYLWVARYAVAYVDIAGGFELEVVAACVIGGISIAGGIGSVGGALLGALFLGIVKNALPVINISPFWQLAISGSAIIIAVAFNATSNRTKGRVILKKAEHAA, encoded by the coding sequence ATGATCCGCTCGCTGATGAAATCGCGCGAGACCATTCTCGCCGGAGCTATCCTGGTTCTGGTGCTCGCGATCGCCACCCGATTTCCCGGCTTCGTCGCGCCGTCCAACCTGGCGAATGTCTTCAACGACACGGCTCCGCTGATCATTCTGGCACTCGGCCAGATGGTGGTGATCCTCACCCGGTGTATCGATCTGTCCGTTGCCGCGAACCTTGCGCTCACCGGCATGGTGGTTGCCATGCTCAACATGGCCATGCCCGGTCTGCCGGTGCCGGTTATCCTGGCCCTGGCGATCTGTCTTGGAGCCTTGATGGGGCTTGCAAACGGACTGCTAGTCTGGAAGCTGGATATTCCGCCCATTGTCGTCACCCTTGGCACCATGACCATCTACCGGGGCATCATCTTCATCATTTCCAGCGGGGAGTGGATCAACGCCCATGAGATGAGTGACGCCTTCAAGGCCTTCCCGCGTGAGGTCGTGCTCGGTCTGCCGGTTCTGTCGTGGATAGCGATCGCCGTCGTGATCGGGTTCATCGTTCTGGTCGGGCGAACATCACTTGGCAGGGCTTTCTTTGCCGTTGGCGGCAATCCGCACGCGGCGGTCTATACGGGCATCAATGTCGGCCTTACCCAATGCGCGGCCTATGTCATTTCCGGCGCGCTTGCCGGTCTCACCGGCTATCTCTGGGTTGCCCGCTATGCGGTTGCGTATGTCGATATCGCCGGCGGTTTCGAGCTGGAAGTGGTCGCAGCCTGCGTCATCGGCGGGATCTCGATTGCCGGCGGCATCGGGTCTGTCGGCGGGGCCCTGCTCGGTGCGCTGTTCCTCGGCATCGTCAAGAACGCCCTTCCGGTGATCAATATCTCGCCCTTCTGGCAACTCGCGATTTCCGGCAGCGCGATCATCATCGCCGTAGCCTTCAACGCCACGTCCAACCGGACCAAGGGACGGGTGATCCTGAAAAAAGCGGAGCACGCAGCATGA
- a CDS encoding ABC transporter permease, which translates to MSLATPDTGAQGRQIPDRLKSPLQRFLVSWELLLLVVAVAVFTLNSFASPYFLDPWNLSDATFNFTEKAMIAFAMGLLIISGEIDLSVASIIALSSTAMGFAVQMGADTPVLVMIGLGTGLLCGAFNGFLVTGFGLPSIVVTIGTMSLFRGISYIVLGDKAYTGYPSDFAFFGQGYVWWVISFEFVLFALLAIVFAVILHKTNFGRAVYVVGNNPVGALFSGIRVPRVKFALFLLTGLMSGVAAICLTSRLGATRPSIAFGWELEIVTMVVLGGVNILGGSGSIPGVVIAAFVMGMVTFGFGLLNVPGIVMSIFIGLLLIAVIALPRIAHRVLAKRKA; encoded by the coding sequence ATGAGCCTCGCCACCCCAGACACCGGCGCGCAGGGGCGCCAGATTCCGGACAGGCTGAAGTCGCCGCTGCAGCGGTTTCTGGTGAGCTGGGAACTGCTGCTACTCGTGGTCGCCGTCGCCGTCTTCACGCTGAACAGCTTTGCCTCGCCTTATTTCCTCGACCCCTGGAACCTCTCCGACGCGACCTTCAATTTCACCGAAAAGGCCATGATCGCCTTTGCAATGGGGCTTCTGATCATTTCCGGCGAGATCGACCTTTCGGTTGCCTCGATTATCGCGCTTTCGTCCACGGCCATGGGCTTTGCCGTCCAGATGGGGGCCGATACGCCGGTTCTGGTGATGATCGGCCTCGGCACAGGGCTGTTGTGCGGTGCCTTCAACGGCTTTCTGGTGACCGGCTTCGGCCTGCCGTCCATCGTTGTGACCATCGGCACCATGAGCCTGTTCCGCGGTATTTCCTATATCGTGCTCGGCGACAAGGCCTACACCGGCTATCCGTCCGACTTTGCCTTTTTCGGTCAGGGCTACGTCTGGTGGGTGATCTCTTTCGAGTTCGTCCTGTTCGCTCTGCTGGCCATCGTCTTTGCCGTCATACTGCACAAGACGAACTTTGGCCGGGCGGTCTATGTCGTCGGCAACAACCCTGTCGGCGCGCTTTTTTCCGGTATTCGCGTGCCGCGGGTCAAATTCGCACTTTTCCTGCTCACGGGCCTTATGTCGGGTGTTGCCGCCATCTGCCTGACCTCGCGCCTCGGGGCGACAAGACCATCGATTGCCTTCGGCTGGGAGCTTGAGATCGTGACAATGGTGGTGCTGGGCGGCGTCAATATTCTCGGTGGCTCCGGCTCCATTCCGGGTGTGGTGATCGCTGCCTTCGTCATGGGCATGGTCACCTTCGGGTTTGGCCTGCTCAACGTACCGGGCATCGTCATGTCGATCTTCATCGGTCTGCTGCTGATTGCCGTCATTGCCTTGCCGCGCATCGCCCACCGGGTTCTCGCAAAACGGAAGGCCTGA
- the rhaM gene encoding L-rhamnose mutarotase — MEKYAFKMKLNPGMESEYRKRHDEIWPELVALLKDAGISDYSIHLDPETDILFGVLWRQEGHKMDDLPNHPVMRKWWAHMADVMATKPDNEPVATPLTTVFHMD, encoded by the coding sequence ATGGAAAAATATGCCTTCAAGATGAAGCTCAATCCGGGCATGGAATCGGAATACCGGAAGCGCCATGACGAAATCTGGCCGGAACTGGTAGCCTTGTTGAAAGACGCAGGCATCAGCGACTATTCAATTCATCTGGATCCCGAGACCGACATCCTCTTCGGCGTGCTTTGGCGCCAGGAAGGCCACAAGATGGACGATCTGCCGAACCACCCGGTGATGCGGAAATGGTGGGCACATATGGCCGATGTAATGGCGACCAAGCCGGACAACGAACCAGTGGCAACACCGCTCACAACCGTCTTTCACATGGATTGA
- a CDS encoding FGGY-family carbohydrate kinase, translating to MAAIRNVGVIDIGKTNAKVAVVDLDQRRELGVLTRPNSVLPGPPYPHFDLEGHWDFICEALAELHKAHGIDALSVTTHGASAVLLDAEGNLTAPMLDYEFAGPDDLAAAYDVIRPDFAETGSPRLGMGLNLGAQLHWQLKTDPGLLDRVATVLTYPQYWTFKLTGVLSNEVTSLGCHTDLWCPSENRFSSLVDRLGLEENMAPVRKAGDRLGSVLPEVVARTGLPKDIPVACGIHDSNASLYPHLILRQPPFSVVSTGTWVIVLAIGGGRVLLDPSRDTLINVNAFGDPVPSARFMGGREFDMILKGREKGCSEEQIDTVLSREIMLFPAVDPRSGPFQGSEYHWSVDETLLSDGECFAALSFYLALVTAECLAMTGAEGPIVVEGPFAQNGLYLDMLEAATGRPVEASAGSLTGTSIGAALLVADGDTEKRPQAGPRGRGGERLSRLKQYAGKWQEQLQ from the coding sequence ATGGCAGCGATCCGGAATGTGGGCGTCATCGATATCGGCAAGACCAATGCGAAGGTTGCCGTGGTCGATCTGGACCAGCGCAGGGAACTTGGCGTCCTGACGCGTCCCAACTCGGTCCTGCCGGGGCCGCCCTATCCGCATTTCGACCTGGAAGGCCACTGGGATTTCATCTGCGAGGCGCTGGCGGAGCTGCACAAGGCCCATGGTATCGATGCCCTGTCGGTGACGACGCATGGTGCCAGCGCCGTTCTTCTGGACGCGGAAGGGAACCTTACCGCGCCGATGCTGGACTATGAATTCGCCGGCCCGGACGACCTGGCGGCCGCCTATGATGTGATCCGGCCGGACTTCGCGGAAACCGGGTCACCCAGGCTCGGCATGGGCCTCAATCTGGGGGCGCAACTCCATTGGCAACTGAAAACGGACCCGGGTCTGCTTGACCGGGTGGCGACGGTTCTGACCTATCCGCAATACTGGACCTTCAAGCTCACCGGCGTTCTTTCCAACGAGGTGACTTCGCTCGGCTGCCATACCGACCTCTGGTGCCCGTCCGAAAACCGGTTCTCCTCGCTTGTGGACCGGCTCGGTCTGGAGGAGAATATGGCTCCCGTGCGCAAGGCGGGTGATCGTCTCGGGTCCGTCCTGCCGGAGGTTGTGGCCCGGACCGGATTGCCGAAGGATATTCCGGTCGCCTGCGGCATTCACGATTCCAACGCTTCGCTTTATCCGCATCTGATCCTGCGACAGCCTCCGTTTTCGGTCGTCTCTACCGGCACCTGGGTGATCGTGCTGGCGATAGGAGGCGGCCGGGTGCTCCTCGATCCGTCCCGCGACACGCTGATCAACGTCAACGCTTTCGGTGATCCTGTGCCTTCGGCAAGGTTCATGGGGGGACGTGAGTTCGACATGATCCTGAAGGGACGTGAGAAGGGCTGTTCGGAAGAACAGATTGATACCGTGCTTTCTCGCGAGATCATGCTTTTTCCCGCTGTCGACCCACGTTCCGGCCCTTTCCAGGGCAGCGAGTATCACTGGAGCGTGGATGAGACGCTCCTGAGCGACGGCGAATGCTTTGCGGCTCTGTCCTTCTATCTGGCGCTGGTGACGGCAGAGTGCCTGGCGATGACCGGAGCAGAAGGTCCAATTGTTGTGGAGGGGCCGTTCGCTCAGAACGGGCTTTACCTTGACATGCTGGAGGCTGCGACCGGGCGGCCGGTTGAAGCATCGGCAGGGTCGCTCACCGGAACCAGTATCGGCGCCGCGTTGCTGGTAGCAGACGGTGATACGGAAAAACGGCCGCAGGCTGGCCCACGCGGACGCGGCGGCGAACGTCTCTCTCGGCTGAAGCAATACGCTGGGAAATGGCAAGAACAGCTCCAGTGA
- the ttcA gene encoding tRNA 2-thiocytidine(32) synthetase TtcA: MNDIADSTDIDVPALLRNAPASVEFKKLRKRLLRQAREAIADFGMLPEGASQEKRPKWLVCLSGGKDSYTLLAVLIELKWRGLLPVDLIACNLDQAQPGFPADILPKFFEDNGIEHIIVREDTYSIVTDKIPEHRTYCSLCSRLRRGILYRIAREQGCEAIVLGHHREDILETFFMNLFHGGRLASMPPKLINDEGDLLVLRPLAYSAESDIARFANGMQFPIIPCNLCGSQDGLQREEVKRMLQGWEKATPGRLGVMARALGHTRPSHLLDRSLYDFVNLRPAEGGVEVSGEAEEPCGASLAMTAKLFAAE; this comes from the coding sequence ATGAACGATATTGCCGACAGTACCGACATCGACGTACCCGCGTTGCTTCGCAATGCACCTGCGAGCGTCGAGTTCAAGAAGCTGAGAAAGCGCCTTTTGCGCCAGGCGCGTGAGGCGATTGCCGACTTCGGGATGCTGCCGGAAGGGGCTTCGCAGGAAAAGCGGCCGAAGTGGCTGGTCTGCCTGTCTGGTGGCAAGGACAGTTACACGCTGCTGGCGGTGCTGATCGAACTGAAATGGCGTGGTCTGCTGCCGGTCGACCTGATCGCCTGCAATCTGGATCAGGCTCAGCCCGGTTTTCCGGCGGACATCCTGCCGAAATTCTTCGAGGACAACGGTATCGAGCACATCATCGTGCGCGAAGACACCTATTCCATTGTCACCGACAAGATCCCCGAGCACCGCACCTATTGTTCGCTGTGTTCGCGCCTGCGCCGCGGAATTCTTTATAGGATCGCACGGGAGCAGGGCTGCGAGGCCATCGTGCTCGGCCATCACCGGGAAGATATTCTGGAGACGTTCTTCATGAACCTCTTCCACGGTGGCCGTCTGGCCTCCATGCCGCCCAAGCTGATCAACGACGAGGGCGATCTTCTGGTGCTCCGCCCGCTTGCCTATTCTGCTGAAAGCGACATCGCACGCTTTGCCAACGGCATGCAGTTCCCGATCATTCCCTGCAATCTCTGTGGCTCGCAGGACGGCCTGCAGCGCGAGGAAGTCAAACGCATGCTGCAGGGCTGGGAAAAGGCAACCCCCGGTCGCCTTGGCGTCATGGCCCGCGCCCTCGGCCACACCCGGCCGTCGCATCTCCTCGACCGCTCGCTCTACGACTTCGTCAACCTGCGCCCTGCCGAGGGTGGGGTAGAGGTGAGCGGCGAAGCAGAAGAGCCCTGTGGCGCAAGCCTGGCGATGACGGCAAAGCTGTTCGCAGCGGAGTGA
- a CDS encoding LysR substrate-binding domain-containing protein yields MSALPNLVWLRSFEAVSRLGGFTAAGAELGLTQAAVSTHISALETQLGHQLFERTTRKLELTASGRAYLPSVRKALQDLAISTDSLFGNRTAGSVTIRAPISETVLIIAPALAEFQKTHPELDIRLLSAIWADTALETGTDIEIRLGTGNWPGAHAEPLGPEKIVPVCHPALAERLKEPADLMDLPRIHILGFDDHWPRFFEAQSLTQPSGHSGVTVDTSLAAVELAAAGGGVALLLGKVAARLAGSGRLTTPLDPGLPSMRTHYLLNRDNSSPRKPAVQRVETWLRDLFAA; encoded by the coding sequence ATGTCGGCACTCCCCAATCTCGTATGGCTGAGAAGCTTCGAAGCCGTCAGCCGACTGGGTGGCTTCACTGCAGCGGGCGCGGAACTCGGCCTCACCCAGGCCGCTGTCAGCACGCACATCAGCGCACTGGAAACCCAGCTCGGCCATCAACTTTTCGAACGCACCACGCGAAAGCTGGAGCTTACCGCCAGCGGCCGGGCTTATCTGCCATCGGTACGCAAGGCCTTGCAGGACCTTGCCATCTCCACGGACAGCCTCTTCGGCAACCGAACGGCCGGCTCCGTAACCATTCGGGCGCCGATTTCCGAAACTGTTCTCATCATCGCCCCTGCCCTGGCGGAGTTTCAGAAGACCCATCCTGAACTGGACATCCGGCTCTTGTCGGCAATCTGGGCCGACACGGCTCTTGAGACCGGCACCGACATCGAGATCCGCCTCGGCACAGGCAATTGGCCAGGTGCGCATGCAGAACCGCTGGGACCGGAAAAGATCGTGCCGGTGTGTCATCCAGCGCTGGCCGAAAGATTGAAGGAACCGGCGGATCTGATGGATCTTCCACGCATTCACATTCTCGGCTTCGACGATCACTGGCCACGTTTTTTCGAAGCTCAGTCCCTCACGCAGCCATCCGGACACTCGGGCGTCACCGTCGACACCTCCCTCGCGGCGGTTGAACTGGCGGCTGCCGGCGGCGGTGTCGCCCTACTGCTGGGCAAGGTTGCAGCCCGGCTGGCGGGAAGCGGACGGCTGACGACCCCTCTGGACCCGGGGCTGCCTTCCATGCGCACCCATTACCTGCTGAACCGGGACAATTCCTCTCCGCGAAAACCGGCGGTTCAACGGGTGGAAACCTGGCTGCGAGACCTGTTTGCAGCATAG
- a CDS encoding NAD(P)-dependent oxidoreductase → MRVGFIGLGNVGGKLAGSLLRNGLEVMVLDLNPLLMESFAARGALRGQSPKELAESCDVVITCLPSPAACAAVVEGPDGILEGIGPGRIWAEMSTTDAGEVRRLAGLVVARGAEAIECPVSGGCHRAATGNISIFAGCPRETFERMLPLLTVLGRRVLHTGEIGSASVLKVVTNYLATANLVSLVEALTTCKAAGMDLGTAYEAIRISSGNSFVHETESQVILNGSRDISFTMDLVAKDIGLFQKIADDHQVPLEVSPLLNRIFADGINHYGPRELSPNIIKRLEDATGLDIRAPGFPDEMVDEEPEEAGYEVMPRSGDDMKLNRREAAGG, encoded by the coding sequence ATGCGGGTCGGTTTCATCGGATTGGGCAATGTCGGCGGCAAACTGGCTGGCAGCCTGCTGCGCAATGGTCTTGAGGTCATGGTGCTGGACCTCAATCCGCTGCTTATGGAAAGCTTTGCGGCCAGGGGAGCCCTACGCGGCCAAAGCCCGAAGGAGCTTGCAGAAAGCTGCGATGTCGTCATCACCTGCCTGCCCAGTCCGGCAGCCTGTGCTGCGGTCGTGGAAGGTCCGGACGGTATTCTGGAAGGTATTGGCCCGGGCAGGATCTGGGCGGAAATGTCGACAACGGATGCCGGCGAAGTGCGCCGTCTGGCAGGGCTTGTCGTCGCCAGAGGGGCGGAGGCGATCGAATGCCCGGTTTCGGGCGGCTGCCACAGGGCTGCTACCGGAAATATCTCGATCTTTGCCGGGTGTCCGCGGGAAACCTTCGAGCGCATGCTGCCGCTCCTGACCGTTCTGGGGCGGCGCGTGCTGCACACCGGCGAGATCGGCTCGGCATCTGTTCTGAAAGTCGTCACCAACTATCTGGCAACGGCCAATCTGGTGTCTTTGGTCGAAGCGCTGACCACCTGCAAGGCAGCCGGAATGGATCTTGGCACGGCTTACGAGGCAATCCGGATTTCCTCAGGTAACTCGTTCGTCCATGAAACGGAGAGCCAGGTCATCCTCAACGGCTCGCGCGACATTTCTTTCACCATGGATCTTGTTGCCAAGGACATCGGCCTGTTCCAGAAAATCGCAGACGATCATCAGGTTCCGCTGGAAGTGTCGCCGCTTCTCAACCGGATTTTTGCAGACGGGATCAACCACTATGGTCCGCGGGAATTGTCGCCCAACATCATCAAACGTCTTGAAGATGCAACTGGTCTTGATATCCGGGCACCGGGTTTTCCGGACGAGATGGTTGACGAGGAGCCGGAAGAAGCCGGATATGAGGTTATGCCAAGAAGTGGCGACGACATGAAACTGAACAGACGGGAAGCAGCAGGCGGATGA